The Candidatus Manganitrophus noduliformans genome includes a window with the following:
- a CDS encoding UDP-N-acetylmuramoyl-L-alanyl-D-glutamate--2,6-diaminopimelate ligase: MKLNDWLTLFSTVAVSGKADLEIESIASDSRKVRPGGLFVAVAGSKQDGRRFISEAIERGATVVVAEGPANALDATSRKEDRPITYIQVSDARQALAHLSSYFYGNPTDGLHLIGVTGTNGKTTTTFLIQALLRTAGFKTGLIGTIRFDLGNAVRPATHTTPGAMELQALFAEMRGAGATHAVMEVSSHALDQRRVEGCWFDTAIFTNLTRDHLDYHGTIEAYFAAKRKLFDQTGMTLVNLDDPWGRRIREEIPGRCWGYGISERGQFYPKSMEIGPGGIRMTVASPMGEMEIRSPLVGRYNVYNLLAAIGAGAALELSKESIIAGVAAMAGVPGRFEKIDAGQPFLVIVDYAHTEDALDRLLQAVSDIHPRRIITVFGCGGDRDRGKRPKMGAVSARHSDVTVLTSDNPRGEPPMAIIQEIEAGLRSADSSAEYQVIPDRREAIERAVRLAAEGDAVVIAGKGHEDYQIIGNERLPFDDREVARTALTARVGRK; this comes from the coding sequence TTGAAGCTGAATGACTGGTTGACCCTTTTTTCGACCGTGGCGGTCTCCGGGAAGGCCGATCTGGAGATCGAATCGATCGCATCCGATTCAAGGAAAGTCCGGCCGGGAGGACTTTTCGTCGCCGTGGCCGGGTCAAAGCAGGACGGCCGCCGGTTTATTTCGGAGGCGATCGAGCGCGGCGCGACCGTCGTTGTCGCCGAAGGGCCGGCGAATGCGCTCGACGCGACCTCTCGGAAGGAAGATCGTCCGATCACGTATATTCAGGTGTCCGATGCCCGGCAAGCGCTCGCTCATCTTTCCTCTTATTTTTACGGGAATCCGACCGATGGTCTTCATCTTATCGGGGTGACCGGCACCAATGGAAAGACGACGACGACCTTCCTGATCCAGGCGCTTTTGAGAACGGCCGGTTTCAAAACAGGACTGATCGGAACGATCCGATTCGACTTGGGGAATGCCGTCCGTCCGGCAACGCATACCACCCCCGGGGCGATGGAGCTGCAGGCGCTTTTTGCGGAGATGAGAGGGGCCGGCGCGACCCATGCGGTCATGGAAGTTTCCTCTCACGCGCTCGACCAGAGACGGGTGGAGGGATGTTGGTTCGACACGGCGATCTTTACGAACCTGACCCGGGACCACCTCGATTACCACGGAACGATCGAGGCCTACTTCGCCGCGAAGCGAAAGCTCTTCGATCAAACCGGGATGACGCTGGTGAACCTCGATGATCCTTGGGGAAGGCGAATCCGGGAAGAGATCCCGGGCCGGTGTTGGGGCTACGGGATCTCCGAGCGAGGCCAATTCTATCCGAAGTCGATGGAGATCGGTCCGGGGGGAATCAGAATGACGGTGGCAAGCCCGATGGGAGAAATGGAAATCCGATCTCCTCTCGTCGGGCGCTATAACGTCTACAACCTGTTGGCGGCGATCGGGGCGGGGGCGGCGTTGGAATTGTCAAAAGAGTCGATCATCGCCGGCGTGGCGGCGATGGCCGGGGTGCCGGGGCGGTTCGAGAAAATCGACGCCGGCCAGCCGTTTCTGGTCATCGTCGATTATGCGCACACCGAAGATGCGCTCGATCGACTGCTTCAAGCGGTGTCGGATATTCACCCCCGCCGGATCATCACCGTCTTCGGCTGCGGCGGCGACCGCGATCGGGGAAAGCGGCCGAAGATGGGGGCGGTTTCGGCCCGCCACAGCGATGTGACGGTGCTGACCTCCGACAATCCGAGGGGCGAGCCGCCGATGGCGATCATTCAAGAAATCGAGGCCGGGCTTCGATCGGCCGACTCCTCGGCGGAGTATCAGGTTATTCCCGATCGTCGCGAGGCGATCGAGCGGGCCGTCCGTCTCGCCGCGGAGGGGGACGCGGTCGTGATCGCCGGCAAGGGCCACGAAGACTATCAGATCATCGGGAATGAGCGCCTTCCCTTTGACGATCGGGAAGTCGCCCGGACCGCGCTGACCGCCCGTGTGGGACGAAAATGA
- a CDS encoding UDP-N-acetylmuramoyl-tripeptide--D-alanyl-D-alanine ligase, whose translation MKVQEQVVWSVEEITIGSGGERRGNASAEVTGVSIDTRTLRPGDLFVAVKGPRFDGHDFVAQALEQGASGAVVSRHGFQAREGAWRPLLDRHFLILVEDPLTALQSLAAWHRTRFDLPLIGVTGSNGKTTTKEMIAAILSRRGPVLKTEGNLNNHLGLPLSLLRLDASHRAAVLEIGISLKGEMRCLCEIARPTVGLITNIGPAHLEFLGSIEGVAEEKGSLFEAVRPDGTAIINLDDPHLAPWEKRLSVKWTFALDAPADVTATEIRPEGAGIGFLLTLRRTGEAGRVHLATSGRHQVANALGAAAVACALGYRLEEIRDGLADFRPVALRAEVLEAEGKTLLLDAYNANPASIKAAIEMLAAFPRREGGSSRKIALLGDMLELGTFSESAHRGVGEAAAQNGIDLLIAVGRWAGAVAEGARQAGMAGEKISAYADLPSLQKEFLSYLRKGDVLLIKGSRGMRMETVLAWLGVERSDRGKRAETLPLERGKD comes from the coding sequence ATGAAGGTTCAGGAGCAGGTGGTGTGGAGCGTTGAGGAAATTACGATTGGAAGCGGCGGCGAGCGGCGGGGGAACGCCTCGGCGGAGGTGACCGGCGTTTCGATCGATACCCGCACGCTCCGTCCGGGCGACCTTTTTGTTGCCGTCAAAGGGCCGCGGTTCGACGGCCATGACTTTGTGGCGCAGGCGTTGGAGCAGGGGGCCTCGGGCGCCGTTGTTTCCCGTCACGGATTTCAGGCTCGGGAAGGGGCTTGGCGGCCGCTTCTCGATCGCCATTTTTTGATCCTGGTGGAGGATCCCCTTACGGCGCTCCAATCTTTGGCGGCCTGGCACCGGACGCGATTCGACCTTCCGTTGATCGGGGTGACCGGGAGCAACGGGAAGACGACGACGAAAGAGATGATTGCCGCCATCCTCTCCCGGAGAGGGCCGGTCTTGAAGACGGAAGGGAATCTCAACAATCACCTCGGTCTTCCCCTTTCCCTTCTTCGTCTCGACGCAAGCCATCGGGCGGCGGTCCTGGAGATCGGAATCAGCCTCAAGGGGGAGATGCGGTGCCTCTGCGAGATCGCTCGGCCGACCGTCGGTTTGATCACCAACATCGGCCCGGCCCATCTGGAGTTCTTGGGAAGCATCGAAGGGGTAGCCGAGGAGAAGGGGTCGTTGTTCGAAGCGGTTCGTCCCGACGGCACGGCGATCATCAACCTCGACGATCCGCATCTGGCCCCCTGGGAGAAGCGGCTCTCTGTGAAGTGGACTTTTGCGCTCGACGCCCCGGCCGATGTGACGGCGACCGAGATCCGGCCCGAGGGGGCGGGGATCGGTTTTCTCCTGACCCTTCGCCGGACCGGGGAGGCGGGGCGGGTTCATCTGGCGACGTCGGGGCGGCATCAGGTGGCGAACGCGCTCGGCGCGGCCGCGGTCGCCTGCGCGTTGGGGTACCGGCTGGAGGAGATTCGCGATGGGCTCGCCGATTTCCGGCCGGTGGCGCTCCGGGCGGAGGTGCTGGAGGCGGAGGGAAAAACGCTCCTCCTCGATGCTTATAATGCCAATCCGGCCTCGATCAAGGCGGCCATCGAGATGCTCGCCGCTTTCCCGCGGCGCGAGGGGGGTTCCTCCCGGAAAATTGCGCTGCTCGGCGACATGCTCGAGTTGGGGACCTTTTCAGAGTCGGCCCACCGAGGGGTTGGAGAGGCGGCGGCACAAAACGGGATCGATCTGCTGATCGCCGTCGGTCGGTGGGCCGGCGCGGTGGCCGAGGGGGCGCGTCAGGCGGGAATGGCCGGCGAGAAGATTTCGGCGTATGCCGATCTTCCGTCGCTTCAAAAAGAGTTTTTGTCTTATCTTCGGAAAGGAGACGTGTTGTTGATTAAAGGATCGCGCGGAATGCGGATGGAAACGGTCCTGGCGTGGCTCGGGGTCGAGCGATCGGATCGGGGAAAGCGGGCGGAGACCCTCCCTCTGGAGAGGGGAAAAGATTAA
- the mraY gene encoding phospho-N-acetylmuramoyl-pentapeptide-transferase, whose translation MLYHLLYPLHTTYSFFNVFRYITFRTIYAIVTALVISFLIGEVVTEMLRRYQIGQQIRSDGPKSHMSKSGTPTMGGILILIAMVGSTLLWADLTNRYVWLVLTATVGFGAIGFMDDYLKCIRKNTKGLLPRYKFSLQILVALIIALGVYRSAAYSPILSVPFFKNIIPDLGALYIPFAILVIVGASNAVNLTDGLDGLVIGPITVTAVAYTIVAYVTGHRTFSEYLLIPYIEGAGELSVFCGAMIGASLGFLWYNAYPASIFMGDVGSLPLGGALGTVAVISKHELLLALVGGIFVMEALSVIFQVASFKSSGRRVFLMAPIHHHFELKGWKEPKIVVRFWILSIILALLSLSTLKLR comes from the coding sequence ATGCTCTATCATCTCCTCTATCCGCTCCATACGACCTATTCGTTTTTTAACGTTTTTCGATACATCACTTTCCGGACGATTTATGCCATCGTGACCGCCTTGGTGATCTCGTTTCTGATCGGGGAGGTGGTTACCGAAATGCTCCGCCGCTATCAAATCGGCCAGCAGATCCGGAGCGACGGACCAAAATCGCACATGAGCAAATCGGGCACTCCCACGATGGGAGGGATCCTGATCCTCATCGCGATGGTCGGTTCGACGCTCCTCTGGGCCGACCTGACAAACAGATATGTTTGGCTGGTTCTGACTGCCACGGTGGGATTCGGTGCCATCGGGTTTATGGATGATTATCTGAAATGTATTCGAAAAAACACCAAAGGGCTCCTTCCCCGATACAAATTCAGCCTGCAGATCCTGGTGGCTTTGATCATCGCCCTGGGAGTCTATCGTTCTGCCGCCTACTCTCCGATTCTCTCGGTCCCTTTCTTCAAGAATATCATCCCCGATTTGGGGGCGCTCTACATTCCCTTCGCGATCCTGGTGATCGTCGGGGCCTCGAACGCGGTGAACCTGACCGACGGATTGGATGGCTTGGTCATCGGCCCGATCACCGTGACGGCGGTGGCGTATACGATCGTCGCCTATGTGACCGGCCACAGAACCTTTTCGGAGTATCTTCTGATTCCCTATATCGAGGGGGCGGGGGAGCTGTCGGTCTTCTGCGGCGCGATGATCGGGGCGAGCCTCGGCTTTCTCTGGTACAACGCCTATCCGGCGTCGATCTTCATGGGAGACGTCGGCTCGCTCCCCCTCGGCGGCGCGCTGGGAACGGTGGCGGTGATCTCGAAGCACGAATTGCTGCTCGCTTTGGTCGGCGGCATCTTTGTGATGGAGGCGCTCTCGGTGATCTTTCAGGTCGCCTCGTTCAAATCGAGCGGGAGGCGGGTCTTTCTGATGGCGCCGATCCACCACCACTTCGAACTGAAGGGGTGGAAGGAGCCGAAGATCGTCGTCCGTTTTTGGATTCTCTCGATCATTTTGGCTTTGTTGAGTTTGAGCACCCTCAAGCTGAGGTAG
- the murD gene encoding UDP-N-acetylmuramoyl-L-alanine--D-glutamate ligase produces the protein MTRNGVALKESFKGKRVTVVGMGASGMAAASLLVREGADVLVVDDRQKTVPSSLSHLSQGGEGLGTVHFRLGGRREEDLLSSECVVLSPGVPLKTLPLKELQARRIPIIGEIELASAFLSALSAPIIAITGTNGKSTTTTLVGEILKGWGWKVFVGGNLGTPLSEAVTGTWDFIVAELSSFQLETIQTFRPRIAALLNVTPDHLDRYPDFQSYQAAKWRLFENQSEGDYAVLNQDDPATMPPALKGSAVSFSRLAIPKRGVYLHWREGEIVSNLWGEAEPIVRVEFLKIKGSHNIENAMAAIAVTLLCGCSAEGIRQALMNFKGLPHRMELVREVRGVKYINDSKGTNVGAVIKSIEGLAVPVILIAGGKDKESDFTPMRELILKKVKRLILLGEAQEKIARCFSDHPAVERVGSMEQAVERAAASAAAGEIVLLSPGCASFDMFRDYRHRGEVFRQAVEGLPS, from the coding sequence ATGACGCGTAACGGGGTTGCATTGAAGGAGTCATTCAAAGGAAAGCGGGTCACGGTGGTCGGGATGGGGGCCAGCGGCATGGCCGCCGCCTCACTTTTGGTCCGGGAAGGGGCCGACGTGCTCGTCGTCGACGACCGTCAAAAAACGGTCCCTTCTTCTCTCTCGCACCTTTCCCAAGGAGGGGAGGGGCTCGGCACCGTCCACTTCCGCCTCGGCGGCCGACGCGAGGAAGATCTTCTCTCCTCCGAATGCGTGGTTCTGAGCCCCGGGGTTCCTTTAAAAACCCTTCCGCTGAAGGAACTCCAGGCGCGCCGCATCCCGATCATCGGCGAGATCGAGCTGGCTTCGGCCTTCCTTTCGGCCCTCTCGGCGCCGATCATTGCAATCACCGGGACCAACGGAAAGAGCACCACCACCACCCTGGTCGGAGAGATCCTCAAGGGATGGGGGTGGAAGGTCTTCGTCGGGGGAAATTTGGGGACGCCGCTGTCGGAGGCGGTCACCGGAACGTGGGATTTCATCGTGGCGGAGCTGAGCTCTTTTCAATTGGAGACGATCCAAACCTTCCGGCCCCGGATCGCCGCCCTGTTGAACGTCACCCCCGATCACCTCGACCGGTATCCCGATTTTCAGTCGTACCAGGCGGCGAAGTGGCGGCTCTTCGAGAACCAATCGGAGGGGGATTATGCGGTCCTCAACCAAGATGATCCGGCCACGATGCCGCCGGCGCTGAAAGGCTCGGCCGTCTCTTTCAGCCGTCTCGCGATCCCGAAGCGGGGGGTCTATCTTCATTGGCGGGAGGGGGAGATCGTTTCCAACCTCTGGGGGGAGGCGGAGCCGATCGTTCGGGTGGAGTTCTTGAAGATCAAAGGATCTCACAATATCGAGAACGCGATGGCGGCGATCGCGGTCACCCTCCTCTGCGGCTGCTCGGCCGAGGGGATTCGACAGGCGCTGATGAACTTCAAGGGGCTTCCGCATCGGATGGAGCTGGTGCGGGAGGTGCGCGGGGTCAAATACATCAACGATTCGAAGGGGACGAACGTCGGGGCGGTGATCAAGTCGATCGAGGGGTTGGCCGTTCCGGTGATCCTGATCGCCGGAGGGAAGGACAAGGAGAGCGACTTCACCCCGATGAGGGAGTTGATTCTAAAGAAGGTGAAGCGGCTGATCTTGCTGGGAGAGGCGCAGGAAAAAATCGCCCGCTGTTTTTCGGATCATCCCGCCGTGGAACGGGTCGGGTCGATGGAGCAGGCGGTCGAGCGGGCCGCCGCCTCCGCGGCGGCGGGGGAAATCGTCCTTCTCTCCCCCGGCTGCGCGAGCTTTGACATGTTCCGGGACTACCGGCACCGGGGCGAGGTCTTCAGGCAAGCGGTGGAGGGACTGCCGTCGTGA
- the ftsW gene encoding putative lipid II flippase FtsW, which yields MSAKKRTGVENHSLFASIPQSERNLKAARRPRAAGDRLLLMIALFLGIVGLVMIYSASGILAGKNYQDSAFFLKRQFLWMGIALFSFLIVSRIPLDRLREWVAPMMILIFALLIAVLLPGIGSEVNGSRRWIRLGPAAFQPSEAAKLFTVIYLSHYVVKKGEKIRDFFEGLAPALVVIGLQIALILVEPDLGMSVIILILAALLLFLGGVSFTHLASLGLLMIPLVLYWILKTPYRLQRVMSYLNPWSDPSASGFQMIQSYLALGSGGIFGNGLGEGRQKLFFLPEPHTDFIFALIGEELGLIGTLSLLLLYVFLLWKGTRIAWSVEDPFHRMLAMGTTLMMTLPALMNMGVVTGLLPTKGLALPFVSYGGSSLLMNWLAMGLLYNVSRSTAPYRARAGARGLAAEGGRA from the coding sequence GTGAGTGCAAAGAAGAGAACGGGCGTAGAAAATCATTCTCTGTTTGCCTCCATTCCGCAATCGGAAAGGAATCTGAAAGCGGCGCGGAGGCCCCGCGCCGCGGGCGACCGCCTTCTGCTGATGATCGCCCTCTTTTTGGGCATTGTCGGGCTGGTCATGATCTACAGCGCCAGCGGCATTTTGGCGGGAAAGAACTATCAAGATTCGGCCTTCTTCCTGAAGAGACAGTTCCTCTGGATGGGGATCGCCCTTTTCTCGTTTCTGATCGTTTCACGCATCCCGCTCGATCGCCTGCGGGAATGGGTCGCTCCGATGATGATTCTTATTTTTGCCCTGCTGATCGCGGTGCTCCTCCCGGGGATCGGGTCTGAAGTGAACGGCTCCCGCCGATGGATTCGCCTGGGGCCGGCCGCTTTTCAGCCTTCGGAGGCGGCCAAGCTCTTCACCGTGATCTATCTGAGCCACTATGTGGTGAAGAAGGGGGAAAAGATCCGGGATTTCTTCGAGGGGTTGGCGCCGGCATTGGTCGTCATCGGTCTGCAGATCGCCCTGATTTTGGTGGAGCCCGATCTCGGAATGAGCGTGATCATCCTCATTTTGGCTGCGCTCCTTCTCTTTTTAGGAGGGGTCTCGTTTACGCATTTGGCTTCGCTGGGGCTGCTGATGATCCCATTGGTTCTCTACTGGATCTTGAAGACCCCCTACCGACTCCAGCGGGTGATGTCGTATCTGAATCCCTGGAGTGATCCGTCGGCGAGCGGCTTTCAGATGATCCAATCGTACCTCGCGTTGGGAAGCGGCGGGATCTTCGGGAACGGATTGGGGGAGGGGCGGCAGAAGCTCTTCTTTCTTCCCGAGCCGCACACCGATTTTATCTTCGCCCTGATCGGGGAGGAACTGGGGTTGATCGGGACCCTCTCGCTCCTCCTTCTCTATGTCTTTCTTTTGTGGAAAGGAACCCGGATCGCCTGGTCGGTCGAAGATCCCTTCCACCGGATGCTGGCGATGGGAACAACCCTGATGATGACCCTGCCGGCGCTGATGAACATGGGGGTGGTGACCGGGCTGCTCCCGACCAAGGGATTGGCCCTCCCCTTCGTGAGCTATGGGGGCTCTTCTCTTCTGATGAACTGGCTGGCGATGGGGCTTCTCTACAATGTCTCCCGGAGCACCGCCCCTTATCGGGCGAGGGCCGGCGCGAGGGGACTTGCAGCGGAAGGGGGACGGGCATGA
- a CDS encoding peptidoglycan D,D-transpeptidase FtsI family protein has protein sequence MIFKRSAPGERFVPGSSRNKRGGTAALFLVSSLLTVGFLLVSVRLVVLQVFQHDEWSKRAEREHEKNVSIEAERGAIYDRNGTVLAMNVEVPSVYAVPGEIRNSAAVSRKLGPILKIDPKSLAKKLDDGKSFVWLARKIDPAKAEEIRLLQLDGIGFVMESQRFYPKRALFGHLLGFAGLDNRGLEGIELKYDTTLRGEKGWLVLERDAHGKSIFPKDLNYIAPSRGKDLHLTVDEVIQHISERELDRVVDQTRAKGGTIIVMNPWSGEILAMAVRPRFNPNTVRTHRPSEWRNRAITDAYEPGSTFKIVTAAAALEEKVVDPNEMIDCEEGSYRIFGTVLNDHDPVGVVPFRQVIAKSSNIGTAKVAERLGEKRMSSYIRAFGFGERLGIDLLGEMPGLVRDPKQWSKRSLASISIGQEIGVTPLQVITAVSAIANGGWLMTPHLVRQVKEIDLQRVGGEGRVVKESSPQVRRRAVSEETAREMVRILEGVVSKSGTGLLAAIPGYSVAGKTGTAQKIDPATGRYSRHAFVSSFVGFAPAEDPAVAILVMIDEPEGDGWGGTVAAPVFSTIGREVLHYLKVPPHPSLNEQVLTASMKGRSAPKVRGTASAVKVSDAVASSGLGTRRTPRSVFEAE, from the coding sequence CGGCTGCATTGTTTCTCGTCTCTTCTCTTTTGACGGTCGGATTCCTTCTCGTTTCGGTCCGCCTCGTCGTGTTGCAGGTGTTCCAGCACGACGAATGGTCGAAGAGAGCCGAACGCGAGCACGAGAAGAATGTTTCGATCGAGGCGGAGCGGGGGGCCATTTACGATCGAAACGGGACCGTCCTTGCCATGAATGTCGAGGTCCCGTCGGTGTATGCCGTTCCGGGCGAGATCCGCAATTCCGCGGCGGTTTCCCGAAAGCTGGGGCCGATTTTAAAGATCGACCCGAAAAGCCTGGCGAAAAAGCTGGATGACGGAAAGAGCTTCGTTTGGCTCGCCCGGAAAATCGATCCGGCGAAGGCGGAGGAGATCCGGCTTCTTCAATTGGACGGGATCGGGTTCGTCATGGAGAGCCAGCGCTTTTATCCGAAGCGGGCCCTCTTCGGCCATCTCTTGGGATTCGCCGGTCTCGACAACCGCGGTCTGGAGGGGATCGAGCTGAAATATGACACCACCCTTCGGGGAGAGAAGGGATGGCTGGTCCTGGAGAGAGACGCCCACGGCAAATCGATCTTCCCGAAAGATCTGAATTATATCGCCCCCTCTCGCGGCAAAGATCTCCACCTCACAGTGGATGAAGTGATTCAGCATATCAGCGAGCGGGAGCTCGACCGGGTGGTCGATCAGACGCGCGCCAAGGGGGGAACGATCATCGTGATGAACCCCTGGAGCGGGGAGATCCTGGCAATGGCGGTCCGGCCGCGCTTCAATCCCAATACGGTCCGAACGCATCGACCCTCCGAGTGGCGCAACCGGGCGATCACCGACGCCTATGAGCCGGGCTCCACCTTTAAGATTGTGACCGCCGCGGCGGCGCTGGAAGAGAAGGTGGTCGATCCGAACGAGATGATCGACTGCGAGGAGGGGAGCTATCGGATCTTCGGGACGGTATTGAACGATCACGACCCGGTCGGCGTCGTCCCCTTTCGCCAGGTCATCGCGAAGTCGAGCAACATCGGAACGGCGAAGGTGGCGGAACGTCTCGGAGAGAAGCGGATGTCGAGCTACATCCGCGCCTTCGGATTCGGAGAGCGTCTCGGAATCGATCTGCTCGGGGAGATGCCCGGACTGGTCCGGGATCCGAAGCAGTGGTCGAAGCGCTCTCTCGCTTCGATCTCGATCGGTCAGGAGATCGGCGTCACCCCGCTGCAGGTGATCACCGCGGTCTCCGCCATCGCGAACGGAGGGTGGTTGATGACGCCGCATCTGGTCCGGCAGGTCAAGGAGATCGATCTTCAGCGGGTCGGCGGCGAAGGAAGAGTGGTCAAGGAGTCGTCGCCTCAGGTCCGCCGGCGGGCGGTTTCGGAGGAGACGGCCCGGGAGATGGTTCGGATTCTCGAAGGGGTCGTTTCGAAATCAGGGACAGGGCTGCTGGCGGCGATTCCGGGATATTCGGTTGCGGGAAAAACAGGCACGGCGCAGAAGATCGATCCCGCGACGGGCCGCTACTCCAGGCATGCTTTCGTCAGCTCCTTCGTCGGGTTTGCGCCGGCGGAAGATCCGGCCGTGGCGATTCTCGTGATGATCGATGAGCCGGAAGGGGACGGATGGGGGGGGACGGTCGCCGCGCCGGTCTTTTCCACGATCGGGCGGGAGGTTCTCCACTATTTGAAGGTGCCGCCGCATCCGTCGCTGAACGAGCAGGTCCTGACCGCTTCAATGAAAGGTCGAAGCGCTCCGAAGGTGCGGGGAACCGCCTCGGCCGTGAAGGTATCCGATGCGGTCGCATCGAGCGGTCTGGGAACGCGTCGCACGCCGAGGAGCGTGTTTGAAGCTGAATGA
- the murG gene encoding undecaprenyldiphospho-muramoylpentapeptide beta-N-acetylglucosaminyltransferase, with translation MRVVIAGGGTGGHLYPGIALAQTFQKAESNAKVLFVGTAQGMEAKLLPEKGFSFAAISAKGFVGKGIMGRLKSLLLVPVGLFQSISILRNFSPQLVIGIGGYAAGPVLLAAVLLKIKRVILEPNLVPGLANKLIAPWVDLAVIAFEETRAYLRTNRFLRAGVPVRPEIVEAGVGKGVSQYAPTDTKTLLILGGSQGAQSINRAMVAALPHLGQEKGSFQIIHQTGKRDWEEVKEAYERSGRSARVEPFIHDMAAVYAAADLVVSRAGAGTLSELGAVGKPSLLVPYPLATGHQEKNAAAFVSAGAAEMILDRDLDGRRLAERIVFLLSDPKRLSEMAGAARRQGHPHSAEEIVEACYQLVGAEGSGSRHVS, from the coding sequence ATGAGGGTCGTGATCGCAGGGGGAGGAACCGGCGGCCATCTCTACCCGGGGATCGCCCTGGCGCAGACTTTTCAGAAGGCGGAGTCGAACGCCAAGGTTCTCTTTGTCGGAACCGCGCAGGGGATGGAGGCGAAGCTCCTTCCCGAAAAGGGATTCTCATTTGCCGCGATTTCGGCGAAGGGGTTCGTCGGAAAAGGGATCATGGGCCGGCTCAAATCCCTTCTCCTGGTGCCGGTGGGCTTGTTCCAGTCGATTTCGATCCTGAGGAATTTCTCTCCGCAGCTGGTCATCGGGATCGGCGGGTATGCCGCGGGGCCGGTCTTGTTGGCCGCGGTCTTGCTGAAGATCAAGCGGGTGATTTTGGAGCCGAACTTGGTGCCGGGACTCGCCAACAAATTGATTGCCCCCTGGGTCGATCTGGCGGTGATCGCCTTTGAGGAGACGCGCGCCTATCTTCGGACAAACCGCTTTCTGCGCGCCGGCGTTCCGGTCCGGCCGGAGATCGTCGAGGCGGGGGTCGGTAAGGGCGTATCGCAATACGCCCCTACAGATACAAAGACCCTCCTGATTCTGGGGGGGAGCCAGGGGGCGCAATCGATCAACCGGGCGATGGTCGCGGCCCTTCCTCATTTGGGGCAAGAAAAAGGATCGTTTCAGATCATCCATCAGACCGGCAAACGTGATTGGGAAGAGGTGAAGGAAGCTTACGAGCGCTCCGGACGCTCGGCCCGCGTCGAGCCGTTTATTCACGACATGGCGGCGGTCTATGCTGCGGCCGATCTTGTCGTCAGCCGCGCGGGGGCGGGAACCCTCTCGGAGTTGGGAGCGGTCGGGAAGCCGTCGCTTTTGGTCCCTTATCCGCTCGCCACCGGCCACCAGGAGAAGAATGCGGCGGCCTTTGTGTCGGCGGGGGCGGCTGAGATGATATTGGATCGGGATCTCGACGGGCGAAGGCTGGCCGAGCGGATTGTCTTTCTTCTCTCCGATCCCAAGCGGCTTTCCGAGATGGCCGGGGCGGCCCGGCGTCAAGGACATCCGCATTCGGCGGAAGAAATTGTGGAAGCCTGTTATCAACTGGTGGGGGCCGAGGGCTCGGGATCGCGCCATGTTTCGTAA